Within Cololabis saira isolate AMF1-May2022 chromosome 14, fColSai1.1, whole genome shotgun sequence, the genomic segment ACTATTTTTGCAAGGTGACCATATGATTGGATAAACTTGTCATCTTTCAGTAAACTGTAAGTGTGGACAGAGTAACAAGACAGATCACATTTCTTCATGTTTTAGCTTTGCTACTTGAATTCTCTGTCAAATTtgaaatatatatgttttttaaatctTCCTTATCACATCCAAAATCCTTGAGGGAAAAACTGCAGCTCATGCCAAAGATTTTATCATTCCTGTATGGCAGTCTTCTCCGCCAACATTACTACCTCATCAGTCACTGTCATGCTACAAAGCTTAGTGAAGCAATCGGTAGCTTGTAGTAACCTAGGGTCTGCTAATTATAgcatttttttctgattttgccATGGTCGCCATGATTTTGCCACATCTGAAACAGTATATGCAGCTGCAAACGTTTGCTGCcagctctgctgcacctctggcATGGATTTGGCTGAAGAAGCTGATACccacagctaactttgattgacacagATGGTCGAGGGTTCCAGCCAGTTTCTCTTGCCTTTTTGATCATTCATTTGCAATATGGAGCAGGACAGACGGAAAACCCAAGCAGCAACAATCTAACTTTCAGGTTGAGGTTCATGCAGGACTAAGATTCGTTGTAGTTCTCAGTCAATTGagttcacacccatgacaactttGAAATGGGTACATTTTTTTGCACCACGTATGTAGAGTTTATATAAAGTTTTAACTTTATTCCTAATGTGAGTGACTGACAGTTGGCAGAAACCAATAGGTCACGTGACCAAACGCTTCATCCATTGTTGCATACAGTCTATTGAAAAAATAATATAAGAGTGAAATCACAGATAGTCTTTTCAGTAATATTTACAGTCCAtggtttttgcacatgtaaccaGTGCTGGTTAGCGTCTGCGTTGTGTACCATGGCCGACTGGACTCAAGCCGTTTAAttatcaaactttattttcgtTGCCTTTCCCCGAAGACGTCACAGAACAAAGAGGGAAAGTTTAGGCGGGAGAGCCTTTTATAGGGGCGTTGCCCCCCCTCCAAATAGactgtacaaaaacacaaactcgGAAACTAAAGTTCCACCTGAGGAGAACTGTTGTACTTTAAAAGCAGCATGAATAATTTGGGGGAATTATTATTAAATCGGTCAAATCAACCATTGTTACACACATGTATTTTATACCGTGAAAAGTGTTCTACATTCAATAGCAAACATTTACCGAAATAGATCATTTTTCATTTGACAAATTATAacttaagtaagtaagtaaagtttatttatatagcactttttacagacatttgtcacaaagtgctttacagaataaaaacagtttagagcaataaaatacatagaatacatgatagaaaagaaaaaaaacataaaataacttAAAGCATTTCAGTTTACataaaagcctgtttaaaaGGGTAGGTTTTTAGTTGGCTTTTAGAAGAGCTCACAGACTCAATGGATCTAAAAGTTGCAGGCAGAGCCTTCCAAAAAACATGTTCTGCAAGTTTTTTAAACAGTCCGTTTACTTTTTTCAACTAAATGTTAAACCCATTTAAATTCCTGCAGCGAAGTTATAATATCCGATCTTGCTTTGGTAACTTGAAGGCAACATCATTATCAATGTACATTTGTGCGTAAGTCGTTTATTTATTCCGTTAAATTGGGCGAAATATATAGAAACTCTTAAAATTGTTCACAAAATTAATGTATATTGTTCATAAAAAAGCTATAAAGCCTGTCGACTAATAGTTGAGTTTTGAAACGTAATTTTTTATCAGCTATCACTGTTAAGCGAGGCTAATTTATACAGCTAATTTGTTAAATCGGTAAAAACCAACACAATAAAGACGTTAACGCCCTTTAAACACCTTTAAAAAAGATTTACTTTTTGTGTACTTCAATGTTATCTAAATAAACTGTATTCTTAGTGATTAAACATGCAGAGAAAGCAACAGGAGCcacacagagcagcagcaggttagtaacaattaataaattaacgaaaacaaatggggaaataatgtaaaaaaacataatttagaaCAATGTTTCTCAAACTGCATAAACTTGCACAATAATGACATTTGTGAAAGGTTTCAgactggttttaaatcacatcaTGGCACAGAAATTGCTGTGATTCAATGTCAGCTatagccatatatatatatatatatatatatatatatatatatatatatatatatatatatatatatatatatatgtatatgtaagtATGTGAGTTGCCTTTGGAGTCTATACTTAGAAAGCATAACATAGCTTTTCCATGTTTTGCTGATTATATCAAGGTTTATATGCCCATTGGATCAGACAGCAACACTTCACTATGGCCTTTGTTAGACTGTCTGAAAGACCTTAAAACTTTGATGAAACTTCACTTTCTGAACCTTAATGAAAAGAAGACGGAGGTCATCTAGTTTGGTAAATCAGATGTGGTCTGTGGTTTGGCTGACTTTCTTGGCCCTTTGGCCTCATGTAGTCACTCACTTGACAACTCTCTTAAGTTGGACAACAGATTAACACTCTTTTTCCCTCTGATTTAAAGTACTTTGGTCAACCttgttgttttaaaatgttcaatATAAATAAATTGGAACTTCACCAAACTGCAAGCCTTTACAGTAATATTATTGGCTGCGTTGATTCCAGCCAGTGTCAGAAGAAGTGTGCTATTTTGTGccattttttttccctgcaGGCCAACTCCCTGTACTGCTCTTCAACCAGAGGAAGAGAAACAGAGttcctctgacctctgctccCTGTGAGAACAACTTCTTCTCCCACAGTGAATACATTCAAAGCCCCAGCTCAGCTGCTCCTCACAACTCCTCTGGTATTCACTCTTAAAGCCTTTACCACACTTCCCTCACTAGGTGGCAGTACACCCACAAATAAAGAGAAGAATAAGTGTATTCTAAGTAAAACATTGAACACTTTCGTTATGAATGGTCTCATTGGGAAGTAAGATGATTTTGCATGAACAGGTGTGTATGGAGGTCACCCAGCTACAGGACAGTCTTCTGGTACCCCACAAAGCCATCAATGGAGCGTTCCTCAGGCTGCTCCGCGCCAGCAGTATGGCAGCAACAAATCTGCTCCTGGACCCTTCCCTGCAAAGAAATCATACACATGCATGCCACATCCATACAAAGCTGGAGCCACAAGGTATATTTCAGTATCTGTTTGACAAACTATATAGCATGCTGAAACTTTTATCATTACATCAGCAGCTCAAGTAAAAGTTTTAAACATGAAATGGAAATTCCAGACTCATAAAGGGTGTAAGTTATTCTGCTTTTTTGTATGttcaaaataattaaattatattGATCTATTCAGATTGgtaaaaaaagggagaaatgtTTACAGAAATACAGACTTAGTCTGTCTGGGGCTTTTATATACACAAAAGAggtgatattttttttcatttcagctCTATGGTGGGACAATCTGGGAACCCAGTCAGACAACAGCTCCAATTCAGCTCCAAAGCTAACTCAAAACAGAGCCAATACCAAGGTGTTCATGGTGGTGAGAGTCCAAAAAGTGTGCCAGCACCGCATACAGGGTTCTCTCAGATGTCTCAGCAGTCAAGTCGTAAGCCACCCATCCCTGTAAACCAGTATTCCCAGCAGTCTAGACCTGTTCCTCCTACCCAAACAACACCCGAGAGGTCCTCTGCCTACACTTTTAAGTCACCAAACAACTCCTGGAAATTTACAAACAGCTTTGAGGGGGAGAATTCATCGTTTGTGAAAAAGAAGAGTTCAAATCAATCTCAAACTGCTCAACCACCTAAAACTCAGGTAACGTTTTATATGTTAAATATCTGATAATATACAGGTCTTTTGAAACATAGAATTTGTATTTGTCTTTATCAATGATCATgtatttttctctcatttcttaTGCTTTGTTCAGCGTGAAACCCTTCCAGAGAAACCAGTGGTTGAGAACTCGCTGAGAATCCTGACTGCTACCATTGACGGAATGAGACACTGGAGCCAGTTTAAAGACAAAGTGTCGTATTTATTTGAGATTTTTGGTTAGTAGTTTGGTAGTTGCTGTTTTTCGTGGATTCTCAAGTATTTTCAACACCATTAGTCTGACAGGCTGTGAATCTCCCACAGCTACCTTGGACTCTGCGGTTACACTGGGGCGCTTTGGAGCCAAGAACTTCCTCATGAGCAACGGGAAGGAGGTTGTGCAATGTGTCTTTTATGAAAACGTGAGTTTTGAAGAAAAATCTTTGACTTGCTTAAGGTCCAGTTAGTTAAAACAAGACTTAAGAGTACAATACACTATATATGGTCTACTTGACTGTGATATACATAACAGAAAAATTAAGCCttttaatataaatatttatattcaGAAAGtctttataaacatattattatcatcattaacCTTAGTTTGTATTTAAAAGGCTTTAACAGCGTGTATAAACTGAAAAACCTGCCAGAATTGGTGATTTAGGAATATCAGATAAATAAAAGAGCATAGCTTTCTGACATCATTTCTGTCTTTTGTCTAAAAGGAGCAGGCACTGCCTCGTCTTATCCGTGGTCAGATCCATCGCTGCGTAGGCAACTACGACCGGGACAGAGACGTCCTGATCTGTGTGTCTGTCAGGCCCGGCCTGCCCTCAGAGCTGAGGAATGCCCAGCAAGCCGTCAAAGCTTGTGATGCAGAAATGAGAGCACTTGTGAAGACGCTCAGTGAAGTCTGAGCATGTGCAGGTATCAGCAGATGTATATGAGCCATAAAAAGAAAGCACTAGTTTCAAGGGATATATGAAGTTCAGATGAATGGTCTTTATTCAATTCTTTTATGGTTGagatagagtttaaaaaaataggCAGTTATtgttgcattttctttttgaaccTACAGAGGGCGCTGGTTTCATCTGCATGTTTATTGTAACAATGAaagtttcctgcatgttttcctGAGATCttgcatttttttgtgtgaacagaaataaacaaaattccTTCTGGAAAGGAAAGCCTCTCTTTTTACAAGAcatgaaatatttttattgcaaAGAAAGGTCACAGAACAACAAACATTTTTAGAAGTTAATTCAGATAAAGCAAACACCAAGTATTttctgaaaatatattttcGAAAAACGGGGCAGTTAAGAACAACGTGATATCAAGAACAGTTAGTTTATTTACAGTCAAACAtcacaatggaaaaaaaaaaaaatcctactcTACCAAAACAGTTTCACCAGTGCTGAGACTTTACATACAACAGTTTAACAAACGAGGAATAAAGTCCAGTGCAATCACGGCCAGTCATTCCCGCACAGCCAAGCACAGTATGAGGTCCAATACAATTCCAACGTTTCCCCTCTGGATCATCTTGAAATATGGCAATAGAATCAATGTCTTTTATCAGGAACCAACTATGGGAACCACATTTGAGGATTATGTAAAGTTAAATCTGTCAGTAGACCTCAATCCATTCAACACAAATACAAACAGAACTCCATCCAGATAATGAATTTGGACCTGGATGAAACTGGCAGTGCACAGGAACAGTTAGCTGAGGATATTTTGTCCTTGGAACATGACGGTAACGGTGCCAGCGCTTAGAAAagagaaatgaaaaaacaacCAAGGGTCAGCTTATAATTTTACAAGACCACCCCGCCCCACCCGCTCCCTTTTCCTTCACCACACATCAAGCAAAGATACCAGCAATTAACCCATTAACTGCATGTCACAACTTTTTAATAGAGGGAGTGCTCCACCTCTTTAGGATAATTAGCAAAAGTCTCCCAGGGCATTATTGAACACATGTACACTCTTTTCCGCTGTTATTATCTCCAGAGGTTTGAAGATGTagctatttttttcccctccagaaGATCTCAAGTTAATGAGATCATACTGCATCAAGTACAGAGGAAACATTTTACCAACAAGAGGGAAAAACATaggagaaaagacaaaaaaaacccatcacaTCACACGGCGGCATCCTCAGTTTGTCTGCAGAAAACAATGCTTACCTGATAACTGTATTAAACACTCGTCTTGGTTACTTTGAAAAAGGCACACGTTGGTCAGATCACGTTTGAATTTAGAGCAACTGTTTTACTGTTAGCAAAGCCCAAGTTTATCATGCATTTTGGACAAAATTCCTACATCTCCCTGCCTTTTGCAaccattttttttcctgaataaCAGTGTTTAGTATTGTGTGTTGTAGACAGAAAAAACAAGCAAAGTACATTACACAAACAAATTTGGGAAAGGGTAAACAAACAGATCccaactttattttattattattatttttttaattttctatttTAAAATGACACTTGCCTGGAATAACTACTATCATTCACCTTGTAAGAGAAGAGGCAGATTTTCAG encodes:
- the LOC133459344 gene encoding spermatogenesis-associated protein 22-like, yielding MQRKQQEPHRAAAGQLPVLLFNQRKRNRVPLTSAPCENNFFSHSEYIQSPSSAAPHNSSGVYGGHPATGQSSGTPQSHQWSVPQAAPRQQYGSNKSAPGPFPAKKSYTCMPHPYKAGATSSMVGQSGNPVRQQLQFSSKANSKQSQYQGVHGGESPKSVPAPHTGFSQMSQQSSRKPPIPVNQYSQQSRPVPPTQTTPERSSAYTFKSPNNSWKFTNSFEGENSSFVKKKSSNQSQTAQPPKTQRETLPEKPVVENSLRILTATIDGMRHWSQFKDKVSYLFEIFATLDSAVTLGRFGAKNFLMSNGKEVVQCVFYENEQALPRLIRGQIHRCVGNYDRDRDVLICVSVRPGLPSELRNAQQAVKACDAEMRALVKTLSEV